Below is a genomic region from Seriola aureovittata isolate HTS-2021-v1 ecotype China chromosome 23, ASM2101889v1, whole genome shotgun sequence.
TCACAGTACCTTCTGTGCCGTTCATCTCTGgaccctcttctctctcagcttTCCTCTCCACGTCTTTAAATGCTTGGAAGGCTGCTCTCATCATGTTTAAGATATTATCTGATCTCTTGGATTCTCTCATAAAACAGTTCTTATAGACCTGCCCAAGAGTGTCAGCCACATAAGAGTTGTCTTTAGCTCTTAGAATGGCTCTCTTTGCCCATTCTTCAGCCTTTTCATAGTTAGGGGGGCGCTTTGCAACGTAATTGAGACGGGAAACAGTTTGGGGGAAAATGGGGTTTTGTTTGAATTTATATGATGCAGTTCTCAAGACACGTAGAGCTTGATAAAAATTCTCCTTCTCCTTTATGTCTTCAATTAACCTTGAGAACttgtttttccccctctctcccatttctctctttgtcaGCAAATCTTTGATGAACTGGATCATGTGTGGTTGGGCCTGGTCTCCACAAAGTGAGAACAACTGCATCACTATACTACTCCTGGAGATACTTTTGTCGGCCAGTAGCTCCACAGCTCTCTGCGCAAACTTTTGGAGAATCATACATACGTGTTCACAGCTTAGTTTGGATGTGTCGATAAAACCAGTAAAAGGCTCCATTCTTTCTTCAAAGGGGGGGCCTCCATGGATGGGATCAGGTGGTCCAAGGACCTGTTGACACTCCGACATCAGAAGGTAGGACTCAGGAACATACGCGTTCAGCAGTGCCAGTAAAGAGAACAGTTGCGTGTTGGTGGAACTTGGTTGGTCTTTCAAATactgtgaaacattttcaacaagATATTCCATATATTCCTCTGCTGTCACCTCCTCATCACCAATCTTAAAGATTCTATCACTGATGTCAGAGCCCACAGTTTCTGCTGTGTTAAATTCCATGGCGGTAAGATTAGACTTTGAAACAAAGAtgaaagttttcttttcttctttttggatTTGCTTGCAAAAGGTAGTCCAGCAGTATTCAGATACCTGAAGAGGTGACACGACAAAGCCTGTATTAATACTTTCTTTTAAACATACAACTATTTATATATCCTATTGTTATTATTCTTAATTATATAACCTTTATTCCATACCAGTTTCTAATAAGTCACCCTTTGTAAAGGATTTTTATTAGGCTCACTGGTGGCGTGGCTCAATGGGGCAatgacagtgagtcagtcagtccaccttTTAAGTCAAGTCTTTGGTAACTTTTCATGTAGCACCATGTTGTCAAAAGTTGTATTGTCCCAATATTTAAGTTTTTGGCAAGAATTCCAATTTATtctatttaatattaattattttattattattttagttagTAACAACTTATATACCCTTTTATGATTAGTGATTTACCCTTTTCTGGTCTCTcaaatttactgtaatttaatttaatgatgtTGTATGATGTAACCCAGTTTCTGGCCACATTTATTTGACTGTCTGCAGATTCCTGATGATGGAACACATATAGGCTAACAAAAACCAAACGTTTACAGTGCTATAAAgttgaataattaaaacaaataaaaaatattaaatcacCTACCAAAGACATTTCCAggaaactttttatttttaattcaaaagtttcattttgaaaataagtAGATCATTTTTGGAATGGGTTTTGAAATTCTTGTTAGTATTAATTGTTAATTCAGTTaagtgaaaaaggaaaactttgAGTAGTAAAATAACAGTACATTACTTACAGTACCAAATATTGCACAAATCATGATCAGATTCAGAAtcagaaaaagcaacaaaaaataaacaacaaatgttAATGCAAATCTTGTTACCTGTTTGAGTTCCTGCAGGTAAGTGGATGACGGAAGTTGCTGAGgatattatttataaaaatttTGGAGCCACGCCTTCTGCCTACTGTACATTCATGTCACATCATGTCATTGTGCTGAGCGTCATATCTCCTATAGTGATCCAACATTTCAATGACAGCAAATGTGAGCctattgttgtttgtgtgagtaaAAATACCTTGAATAGCTTGAgcttaaaatacatttacagtgaagtgaaaatgaaatccTTCAGGTCAGTCAAACAGGATAATAAATGCTTTCCTGTAAACAGACAGTGAACTTTATCAGCCTGCCTTTCTTAATGTGATTAACCTTTCAATTAAAGAAACCCTGTatcatttttcagtttattatgaaataatttaaatccAAAAAACAGCATTacatctaaaaaagaaaaacaaatttgagAATTCTATAACAATGAAAATTACAATGTTAGAGTTTATTATCCCATCTAGCCCATAATATACAATGCATAATCCTAAATCTAAAAAGTATAATATAGTTGTTTTCACATACTGAGTGGCTACAACAAATTACAACCAACctacaataaaacattacagcTGTACCGATGAATAATGTCATATTAACAAGTTCTGCTATAGCTCTAAAGATGATTTCACATGTTTCTGCTCATTGTCTTGGTTTTACTAGCCATacttttaatgtttgaatggGAATACAGTTGCTCAGATGTCAGCTttgtaccccccccccaccaccaccacacacacacacacacacacacacacacacacacacttaagttTTCCAtgaatacaacacaacacaaaccaaagtTACTTATTATCTTCATTACAACAAATAATGTGTCGTCAGTGAAAAGCTGCTTCTCTAAAACCTCTCCATGCAGGAGTCTTTGAATGACTATGAAGAATTAATGaatggattaattaattaattaattatataacCTACCTGAGATTAAGTGCAATGAAAGACATGTAGAAAAACTGGTTTCATTGTTAAAAGAGTAAAGAAGAATTTCTGTCATAGTATTTTTAATGACTAATGTTTGAGTTATAGTAAAACAAAAGAATGAGTAACAAGATAGTTTccacatgtactgtactgtatttcaGACACACCCTGCTTCTCCTGCTGTGCCGGAAACTGAGACACAAATGTTGCAAAGTAaagtttcatttctcatttttctcactctgtacgtgtgtgtgtgatcgtctctctccctctctctcacctgctgCAGGAGTGAGTCACACTCACCTCCGAGCTTATTTCCACCTTTGCACCAGTTCTCTTGGGTTTAATGTATAAAacaatttccaaaataaaaggacTCATTTGAAGAGTTCATTTTAGGGTGTAAAACTCTAAACCACACTACGCCTTATGGAGCTTTTGTGTTCACTGATTTGTTGTATGTCGTTAACAATGTGGGCCTGGGATGTGTAAGTACACAGTAACACAAGATACTGATTGGGGGTCAGACCAGGAAACATGGTGTCATCTCCACTTTGCCCTTAAATTTTCAAGAGAAAAGAAACTCTGTTTACTTATTGATACCAATAAaagatgtctgtgtttttctgtgcttgaatttattgctatttttattgtatattgCTTTTACTATGACCTCATTAGTTacttattcatgtatttatatatatataaataaataaataaataaagtatctatccatctatctatctatctatctacatgTAAAGTACCATGTTTTTTACCATCTAAAATAGTTTTGTTAGAACCTTGATGATCCAGAACTCATTAGGAGAACGTTCTGTGACATCATGACTGTAGAACTCTGACATCATAACATTCACTGgaacctgcacctgcacctgcagaGACTCTTCATTCCCATCCAGCACCCTGAAGTGAGCACCGTCTCCGCCTTCAGCACAAACCCTCAACATTTGTAAAACATATCTACTGTATATCTTGGTCTCCTTGTTACAACGTGAACACCTGTATCCGAAACGTCCTCAGCTCGACAGCACGGTTTCAGGTCCAGCTCAATCTGTGAGACACAAACTGCTCTTTGTCACTGTTAAGGCTCTTATCAGAGCTGAGATGAACCGACAAAGAAACCAGGTAAGATTTTCTCATTTCACCTGgagaaacttttctttttttttttagaactgTGCCTCTCTCATGGTCAGCCCCCTTTTCCCTgctatttattcatattttgttgaAACGTTCAACAGTTTGTTGAGTCTCATATCTAGAAAGCTCCATAAGAAATAtagtattttgaatattttctttttaataaaaaatataaaaagaacagGATGATTTTATGATTGTAGGAGGGTTTCTTGGGCAGAAATgtgccatgtttttttctctcaaaatgcCAGATCAAATGAGATAGACAGATACTATACTGGTCTCAAAAAGTGTTTTGATTTCATAGGATATGTATGAATTTGAGTTGTTAGCTGTGGTTACATGTTGTCCTGTCCTTAGACTAAAGTAGATTCAACTGTATAAATAAGTGTAGAGGTTGTGTTCAGGTGGGACTGGAGTTTAAACATGAACTACATGTGTGTCTCTATGTTTCAGTCCTCCGGGACACAGCAGTTTGGTTCTGACCTGTTCGTCCCAGCTCAGCACAGGCCGGCCTCAGTGCCGCTGTACACTGAGCAGCAAAATGCTGTGGAACAGGGCCTCAGAGACGCCCTCTACACTGCTATCAATGAGATCAAGTCTCTAAAGGAGGAGAACAAGTCTCTAAGGGACAAAATGCACCTGCAGCAAGGTGAATGGAGGCAGGTGGAGAGCCAGCTCCAGGGGGAGCTCAAAAGAACCATCAAGAAAAGGCAGGCTCGCACGAAGGCCCACATTGACGTCCTGGCCCTGCTCGCTCAGCGGGAGGCTgagctggagagcagagaggaggagtggaaggCCAGGTGTGGAGCACTGGAGGTGAGCCTGCAGGAGCTGGttcagagagagcaggaggcagagctggaggagaaactgGCTCAGAAAGATCTGGGGgagacaaacattaaaaacaaggaggaggacaagagtcaggaggaacaggaggagacaaagatTAAAAATGAGGAGGAGAACAACAAAATGAACCTGCAGCAAAGTGAATGGAGGCAGGTGGAGAGCCAGCTCCAGGAGGAGCTCCGTCAGAAAGACGAGCTGCTCAAAAGGAGCATCAAGAAAAGGCAGGCTCGCACGAAGGCCCACGTTGACGTCCTGGCCCTGCTCGCTCAGCGGGAGGCTGAGCtggagagcagggaggaggagtggaAGGCCAGGTGTGGAGCACTGGAGGCGCacctgcaggagctggagaggagagaggaggactggagcaggagagtggaggaggcagagctggaggagaaactgACTCAGAAGTAGCTGGAGGAGGCAAACGTTAAAAGCAAGGAGTAGGAGAATAAGAGGGTTACCTACAGCACAACATCCCTCTTCCTGATACCCCTTTCTCCCTTACCTTACCCCCTCCCCACTTCCTCATTCCCTCTACTCCTTTTTCCCTCACCCCCAAACCCTTGTGCATGTATTCCCtgttgtaaatatgtaaatacagttCTGTGTGAGTTCATGCATCTGCTGTAATTTTCATTAGTCTAAATACACTGAGTCGGCACAGTTTATTCTCACAGGGAGATGGTCAAAAATAGGATTTGATTGATCTGAttcaaacataaatacattttttttaaaaaacatattataataatagattaaaaatgaacaataacaaatatttcatttaaaacaaaacccaTAATTAACATGAACAGTTTTATGATCCATGgctggaagagaagaagagaacatCCGACTCACATTAGATCTGTATCACAAAATACAACTCAATGAATCACATTCAGAAATTAAAGGTATACGAATTTACTTTATTAGTATTATGTCTAACAGTAACAAGCAGTGAAAATCtaaatgagtttttaaaaagttatgtCATCTGGTGCACGGCGTCCACTGTGTGTCACCTCTCTAGCCCTTGACCTTATGTAACACTGTTTGTAAACCCACCTGACCATGGCGGCTTTGCATACAGTGGGGGGGTTGGTGTTTTTGGCTATAAGTGTACCGTAACATGTTTACAAAATTTCCATCAGGATGAAGATGGTAAGTGGCATCGTCATCAGGGAAGTCTAACACAACAAACTGTGTCTTTGGTTCTAGGGCAAAACTTAAACAACAATACAgtataaaacattaataaaacatcaaataaaatccTAAATTAATTCAGAAATGAATGGAgtttctttcaaattaaaagtctcATTGTTATGcttttctttaataataaaatgattgatcttctgaaataaaaacaaaaaagtgtaaaacagcacatacacataaatacactgaAGCTAGGCACAGTATTAAAATGATCACTCTCAACAGTCTCATCAACAGTTCAACTGAAGCCACTTTAACACcaacagctgcactgaaatgATGTGTGCGCCTCTGCTTAACATTTAGCATCCTGTAATGAgacaaaaaaggtttttggaatattacatcattaaataagcacaaaacttttattttgaaataattaaacTTGGTTCAGATGTAAAAGGGACTTTTGCTTCGTCCAAATATTGACTTTATGTCTCCTGTTCAAAAGTATTTTGCAGGCTTTTCAAACTTTTAGACatgtaatgtaaacaaacataaaaacatttatcaaacagCATAGGACAGATTACTAAAAGAagtaatatgtaatatgtataCTGACTGAACTAATTACTCATTATTACACTTTGGctttgtacaaattaaacaccAATATATGTTAACATGTGAGTTTTAAAGGTGCTGACAGGaggccaggctagctgtttgcACTTTTTTAAGTCTTtgtgctatgctaagctaagacgTGAATCATTGAATCTTTTATTCAAGCAGTATCATGTCAGAGTCAGCTGATGCCTGCTGATAGTGAAGTACTGCATGACTGAAGACTGTTTACGGTGGAGCATACCTTTTAAGATTAGGCCGCTACACTCACCTGTCTTCTCAGTGACCCACGTGACGTTGGAAGACAAGTCCACGTTTGTCACCTCGCCAGCGGAGACTGAAATCAGTCACTCTCTGATTTCTCAGGCCTGTTTCCAACTGCAGGAAAACACCAGTGTTACAGAAAACATACGCTCCATTCGTCCCTCCAGCCAAAGATCCAGAAGCAGCtttatctcttcatctcttaATGGGATTGTAAATGATTTAAGTTTTGAAACActaaaaaatatgaacaaatctATTTTTGTTTCTTACATAAACAAATTgtggggcttttatttttttaagtttaaagtgGTTACTAATggtctcattttctttctttcaaattCAGATGCACACAGatcatatacacatataaagtagtttaaatttgtttaactttttttttacctttttcagGAGTTCATCAGTGACTGTGGAGTTGGTGAGATCCACATCAGAGCGCACCTTCATCCTTATGACCACCTTCTTCACTTTGAGACCTGCAACATCCCATTACAGAACCATAATATCAGCGATCAGTCATTGTAATGCAGCTAAACTCCAAACTGTTCTTGCAGAATGATTCAgcataaaacagtaaaacattgtatttcttattattatttcgAGTTACGGTGTAATTGTAGAATTGAGCATCAATCAAAGGTAAGGCAGTAAATGACTGTGCTATTTTAGCTACGATGAAATTCGTAGATCTAACAGGATATTAAACCTGCAGTGACagatttttggccacttggaggtgaaacttttttttttttgagagccagagaacagaaacactgagctgaaaggtgctaaaatgctccatagAGCTGAAAGGAACTACATCATTCTCTACAAATTATCCCTTTATTCATTCAAATAGGCATGTGAGCCATTCTTCATATAAAGATATTGATTATAGCCATTTTAAGTTGGGTTAGCgctaaaataataacaatttcCACagctttatttgtattattacaATTTTTTATAGAAAGCATGATTCCATTTCTTCCCTACATCCTTGTTTTTATAGATATGAAATGGATCAATGCTGAAGAAGGTCTcatctgtcattttttaattttgcatctCAGGAACTCACCGCCCTGACAGACAAATGTGGTCTTCTGGTTACAATTTGCCGCAACCCAGCGTCCCTGCTGCGGCACTGCAACGGCGGCACAGTCTCCCGAATAATGCCAACCTTTCAGCCAGTACCTGAAGGAGGTTTCTCTTCCATCCGACCACATCCAGGCGTCTTTGAACAGACCGATCCACGCGTTTTTGGGAAGCAAGAAAGAGCCTATCCAGGCCTCAATTAAATTGGCAATCTCTGAATTATCTGCCCCAGTCTTTACATAGGCCAAGTCATTGTGCTTACTTCTGCAATGCTCTTGACTGTCGTCCCAGCTTTTTTCCTGTGAGTAATACACATACCTTTCCTTGCCATCCTCCCGAcctataaaaacaaacagggagATGGCAGCAAAAGTGAATTTCAGGACTTTGTGCTGCAAACCAAGTAGGagtaatgcatgaaataaaagtaagaaataagatgaaaattatttttagatGGCTTTTAAATGACATGCTCTCAGAATAGAGAGGAACACGTATGCATAAGAGACATCCTCTTAAATCATACAGTGGTTTGCGCAGAGAAAAACTGTGTGGAAGGTGAAGGAAAATGTCCATGATTGTACAATAACAAGCTGAAAGTGAATGTTGCTTGAAGTTATTTACAGAAGTTAGCcaagtgaagtgttttttttttttgtcttgtggcttttttttataACCAGATCACTTGCTTTGAAGGCTTTTATGAGGtctaaaaatattaaactatcCAGTATTTGACAAGATAAAAGCTAAAACTACAGAAAAGAAATCCCTTTAATCATCATGTTATTTGATAATTAGCACTAAAAACAACCTGACCTGACCTGATTATGgctcaagagaaaaaaagtctaTGGATGTTATTCATCCTAATGGGAACATGAACATCCAATAGTTAGAGGGAAATTACTCAGTCCCAAATTTCAACCTCTTTCTGCGCTAGAAGAAGAGTCAGGGGACTGAAGTCAGTacagctgtcaatcaatttTTGGACCAAAAGCAGCATCTAGTCCTGTGGCTTTATCGTTGTTACATCTGGATTTTAAACCACATCTGGATTTTAAACCACATCTTTTTGTATCactttgctgtgtgtcattAACTCACGCtcataacacacaaaacatttcttgTCTCCACACGACATGTCGTTCCACGCCTCTGTCTCCGACATCTCTCCACACCATTCATCTCCCGCCACATTGTTGGGTTCACCCTCCTTCCACTTGGTGA
It encodes:
- the LOC130164891 gene encoding macrophage mannose receptor 1-like; translation: MVWLQSVIPFTGILVLFQRITAQLTSQQYHLITGSLTWHEARSFCRVKYTDLAAVNNMDDKNRLVNMLGGRVAHTWIGLHKGAADRWMWSDGSGRAHFTKWKEGEPNNVAGDEWCGEMSETEAWNDMSCGDKKCFVCYERREDGKERYVYYSQEKSWDDSQEHCRSKHNDLAYVKTGADNSEIANLIEAWIGSFLLPKNAWIGLFKDAWMWSDGRETSFRYWLKGWHYSGDCAAVAVPQQGRWVAANCNQKTTFVCQGGLKVKKVVIRMKVRSDVDLTNSTVTDELLKKLETGLRNQRVTDFSLRWRGDKRGLVFQRHVGH
- the LOC130164773 gene encoding trichohyalin-like, which translates into the protein MNRQRNQSSGTQQFGSDLFVPAQHRPASVPLYTEQQNAVEQGLRDALYTAINEIKSLKEENKSLRDKMHLQQGEWRQVESQLQGELKRTIKKRQARTKAHIDVLALLAQREAELESREEEWKARCGALEVSLQELVQREQEAELEEKLAQKDLGETNIKNKEEDKSQEEQEETKIKNEEENNKMNLQQSEWRQVESQLQEELRQKDELLKRSIKKRQARTKAHVDVLALLAQREAELESREEEWKARCGALEAHLQELERREEDWSRRVEEAELEEKLTQK